From the genome of Streptomyces sp. V2I9:
GGGACGTACTGGAGGCGCTGGGCGACCCGGAGACGGAGTCGGGGGTGCCGCCGACCTTCGAGGAGTTGGGTGTGGACCGGGGCCTGGTGCGCTACCGGGTCGCGGTGCCGGGGCCGCGGCAGCCGTATCCGCTGGGGGTGTCGGGGCTGCGGGACCGGGCGGTGGTCTCCGTGGACGGGGTCCGGGCCGGGGTGCTGACCGAGGAGTCCGGGACGCTGCCGGAGCCGGTGGCGGGTCCGGCGGAGGTCGAGCTGTGGGTGGAGTCGCTGGGCCGGGTCAACTACGGTCCGCGCCTGGGGGAGCCGAAGGGCGTCACGGGCGGGGTGCTGCACGAGCGGCAGTATCTGCACGGGGTACGCGCGCGGGGGCTGCGGCTGGACGCGTTCGAGGGGGCGGACGCGGTGGCGGCGGTGCCGTTCGCGCCGGTGGCGTCGGCCGCCGGGGCGGGCGACGCGGGGCGGACGGGCCTGTTCCGGGGGACGTTCACGGTGGAGGGCGCGGCGGGTGACGCGGCGGTGGCTTCGGGGGCCTCGCGTGCTTCGGGTGCGGCGGTCCTCGATCACGCGGGGCTCGAACTGCCGGGCTGGACGCGGGGGTTCGTCTGGGTGAACGGCTTCTGCCTGGGTCGCTACTGGTCGGTGGGCCCGCAGCGGACCCTGTATGTGCCGGGCCCGGTGCTCCGGGCGGGTGTCAACGAGGTGTGGGTGCTGGAGCTGGAGGACGCGGGCGAGCCGCGGGTGGAGCTGGGTCCGGGGGCGCCCGTGATCTCGGACGCCCCCGGCGTGGTGCGGAGTTGATCGGCCCTCGGCCGTCATCCGGTCACCGGGCTCACGTCCGGTGACCGGCCCCACGTCCGGTGACCGGGTGGTCGGGGCCGGGCGGGCGGGCCTCGTCGGAGCCGGGCGGCCGCCCCCTGCACGGGTGGGAGCCGGGCGGGCCGACTCGCGTTCGCCGGAGCGAGCCGGCCGCCCGGCGTGGGTCAGAGCGAGTCGGCCGCGGCGGCGATGTCGGCCGCGAAGTGCGAGACCTCGGTGTAGACGCCGGGGTAGTTCGGACGGGCGCAGCCCTGGCCCCAGCTGACGATGCCGACCTGGATCCACTCGTCGGAGTCGTCCTTGCGGAACATCGGGCCGCCCGAGTCGCCCTGGCAGCTGTCGACGCCGCCGGTGTCGAGGAGGCCGGCGCACAGCTCCTCAGCGGGGACGAGGTTGCTGTAGGCGCTCCGGCAGTCGGCGTCGGAGACGAACGGGACCTCGGCCTTCAGCAGGTGGCGCTGCTGGCTGCCGCCCTCGCGGTCGGCGCCCCAGCCCGCGACGGTGAACGTGCCCTCGTCGTAGGTGTCGTCGGTGGCGATCTTCAGCGTGGGCCGGTCGATGGGCTGGGCGAGCTTGATCAGCGCCCAGTCCTTGCCGGTGCCGTTGTAGCCGGGGGCCTGGAGGACCTTGGTGGACCGGACCTGGACGGCGTCGGGCGACTCCAGGTCGGCGACACCGCCGGTGACGGTGATCGAGGTGTCGTCGCCCGATCCGTCCAGGCAGTGGGCGGCGGTCAGGACGATGTCCTGGGTGTAGAGGGCGCCGCCGCAGCCCATGGAGAGCCGGACCATGAAGGGGAACTCGCCCTGTTCGGCACGCTCTCCGCCGACGATCGGCTGGGGGGCCGCGGACGCGGGCTGGAGGCTGACGGACGCGAGGGCGACGGCGGCTACGGCGACGGAGCACCTTTTCAGCACGCTCAGAAGCTTCACGGATGCCTTCTTTCGTGGGGGGTTTCGTGTGGGGGGTCGCTGTGGGGGGTTGGCGTGCCGTGTCGCCGTGCAGGAGTCCCCGTACGGATCAGTGGGTGGGGACGCCCGCACGGCGGCGCCGCACGGCGTACGAGCGCTGCGCGCAGGAGCGGGAGTTCGACACGTGCGTGCGTGCTGGAGTGCTGTGGGTCGCGTGGTCCGGCACGCGTGTCCCGGCCGGATGACGACCTCCCGCACCGCGGCACAGAAGGTCATGCACCTGACAAGGACACTCCGATTATCGGTGCCGCGTGACCGCTGCCACAAGGCGCACTTTCCAGCCACACTCTTTCAGCCAGGCATCCGGCTGCACGGACGACCGCGCGCCTCGACCCGCCCAACGCCTCTCCGGGCCCGCTCCCCCACCGTGCGGAACCGCCCCGGCCCGCCCGCCGCACGGCCCCTGCGCGGGACCCCATCGCGCCGCACACGACCCCATCGCGCGCCCTCTTCGCACGGCTGCGGCATACAGTGGGGACCCGTCGGCACCAGGGTGCCGGCGTCACGGAGTCGACCGTCGCAGATGGGGGGTTCCGACGTGGCGAACCGCCCTCCGGGCGCACCCGTCGTCCATGGCTTTCCGCACCTGGACACGGTCCGCTCCGCCGTCACCGCGCTCTACCGACGGCTCTCCGCGGACGGCGTCCACGCCTACGCCACCAGCCTCGCACCCGCCGACGCGGCCTTCGCGGACCACGAGGACCTGCATCTGGGGGCCCAGCGGGTGGCGCGCTCCCTGGTCCAGCACCTCCGTCTGCCCGATGCCCGCGTGATCGTCGGCTTCCGGGCGATGGAACACGCGGCGAGCGTGGAACTCACCGCGGGGCCCGAGTACTTCATCGAGCTGAACGACCGCTTCCGCACCCACCGCCGGGACATCGGGGCGGCGCTCGCGCACGAGGTCACCCATGTGCTGCTGCACCGGCTCGGCCTGGAGTTCCCCGGCACCCGCGCCAACGAGATCCTGACCGACACGGTGACGGCCTACCTCGGAGCCGGCTGGCTCCTGCTGGACGCGTTCCGGGAGGACGCCGTCTCCCGCCAGAAACTCGGCTACCTGACCCCGGAGGAGTTCGGATACGTCCTGGCCAAGCGGGCGTTCGCGTTCGGCGAGGACCCCTCGCCCTGGTTCACCAGCCCCCGGGCGTACACCGCGTACACCCGGGGGCGGGAGCGGGCGCTGCGCGATCTGCGCCGGCCGCCGCTGACCGCCGCGGGCTGGGCCGGCCGCCGCCGCTACGCCAAGGACCGGCGGTACGCGCAGGAGCACCCCGGCGCCGTACCCGACCCGAGTGTTCCGTACGCCTTCGACAACGGTGTCCAGGGGCTGCGGGTCTCCTTCCCGTGCCCCACCTGCCACCAGCGCATCCGGGTCCCGGTCCGGGGCCGGTTCAGCGCGCGGTGCGGGCTGTGCCGTACACGCCTGGAGTGCGACACCTGAGCAGGAGTGTTGTCGGCGGTCCCCCTTAGGGTCGAAGCATGACGAACGAGCCGATCAGGGACGAACCAAGCCTGTTCGACGCGCTGTACGAGGATGAGAACGCGGTCGTACGGGCGTTGCGCGCGGGCGCTTCCGCCGAATCGAGCGACGAGGAGGGCACGACCGCGCTCTATCTGGCCTCGGTCCAGGACCGCCCCGAGGCGGTACGGCTGCTGCTCGCGGCGGGGGCCGACCCCGACCGGGCGAGCGGCCCCGAGGCGGGCGATCTTCCGCTGTGCGGGGCGGCGTGCGGCGGGCACACCGAGGTGGTGGACGCGTTGCTGTCCGCCGGGGCGCGGCCGGATCTGCGCGAGCAGTTCGGCTTCACGGCGCTGCGGTGGGCGGTCGGTCTGGGGCACGCTCCCACGGTCGAGGCGCTCCTCGCCGGGGGCGCGGACCCGCTGCTGCCGGGCCCGCAGGGCGAGGCGATGCTGGTGCTGGGCGCGCGGCGGGGGTCCGTGCGCACGGTGAAGGCGCTGCTCGCGCACGGCGCGGGGGCCGAGGGGCAGGAGGCCGTGGTCGTCCTGGCGTCGGCCGAGGCGCGGCGCATCGCCGCGCTCGACGCGGAGCGGGAGTTGCGGCAGCGGCTGGAGGAGGGCTACGGCTCCGGCATCGAGACGGTGACCCGGCGGGAACGGCGCGACGGTGAGGAGACGATCGCCGTGGAGCTGCTCCGCGACGGGGTGCCGACGGCCGGCGTGGACCAGCACACGGGGCACGGTGAGATCGCGGCGCTGCTGGAGGGGTGGGAGGCTCGGGGGCCGAGCGAGGAGGCTCGGGGCGCCGCATGAGGAGGCTCGGGGGCCGAGCGAGGAGGCTCGGGGCGCCGCATGAGGAGGCGCGAGGGCCGCGCGGGGAGGCGTCGGCCGGGGCGCATGCCGTTACCGGCCGTGCTCCCCCGCCGCCTCCGCCGGGGCCTGCTTCGCCGCCCGCGCCGCCCATACCTCGCGGGTGAGCTCGTACTCGACCTCGCCGTGCTCGGAGCCCTCGATGACCTCGGGCCAGTCGTCGGTGTAGGCGCGCAGGAAGGTCAGGCCCGTCTTCTCCATCACGCGGCGCGACCCCGTGTTGACCGCCATGGTGTTCGCGGTGACCCGCCGGACGCCGAGGTCGGTGAACCCCTTGTCCACCAGGGCCCGCGCGCCTTCGGTGGCGTATCCGTGCCTCCAGGCGGCCCGGTTGAGCCGGTAGCCCAGTTCCACCACGGTGGGGTCGAGGTCGTCCAGCGGCCGGAGCTCGAACCAGCCGAGGAACGCTCCGGTGTCCTTGCGCCGCGCCGCCCAGTAGCCGTGGGTCCCGGTGCACGGGT
Proteins encoded in this window:
- a CDS encoding ankyrin repeat domain-containing protein — its product is MTNEPIRDEPSLFDALYEDENAVVRALRAGASAESSDEEGTTALYLASVQDRPEAVRLLLAAGADPDRASGPEAGDLPLCGAACGGHTEVVDALLSAGARPDLREQFGFTALRWAVGLGHAPTVEALLAGGADPLLPGPQGEAMLVLGARRGSVRTVKALLAHGAGAEGQEAVVVLASAEARRIAALDAERELRQRLEEGYGSGIETVTRRERRDGEETIAVELLRDGVPTAGVDQHTGHGEIAALLEGWEARGPSEEARGAA
- a CDS encoding trypsin-like serine protease; amino-acid sequence: MKLLSVLKRCSVAVAAVALASVSLQPASAAPQPIVGGERAEQGEFPFMVRLSMGCGGALYTQDIVLTAAHCLDGSGDDTSITVTGGVADLESPDAVQVRSTKVLQAPGYNGTGKDWALIKLAQPIDRPTLKIATDDTYDEGTFTVAGWGADREGGSQQRHLLKAEVPFVSDADCRSAYSNLVPAEELCAGLLDTGGVDSCQGDSGGPMFRKDDSDEWIQVGIVSWGQGCARPNYPGVYTEVSHFAADIAAAADSL
- a CDS encoding GNAT family N-acetyltransferase: MRPFLETARLVLRQVTPDDAADLFALDDDPEVMRYINGGRPASREDIRDRTLPRLLHTHPCTGTHGYWAARRKDTGAFLGWFELRPLDDLDPTVVELGYRLNRAAWRHGYATEGARALVDKGFTDLGVRRVTANTMAVNTGSRRVMEKTGLTFLRAYTDDWPEVIEGSEHGEVEYELTREVWAARAAKQAPAEAAGEHGR